DNA sequence from the Myxococcus guangdongensis genome:
GCGTTCTGCTTCACCCATCCGGCCCTGCCCTACACGCTGGTGGAGGGGCTCGCGGTGTACCAGCCGTTCCTCTTCGACTCGATGATGTTCAACGGCCCCAACGTGTTCCGCCGCCGTCCGGTGGACCTCCGCGTGTCCCAGCCCTTCACGGCCCAGGCGGACATCTCGTCGTTCACCACCGGCAACCTGGAGACGCTGACCACCGTCACCGGCGCGAGCATCCGAGGCATCGAGCCGACGATGACCTCCGACGGCCGGCTGCTCATCTTCCAGGGCGGTCCCCAGAACGACGGCGGCATCGACCACCTGATGTACGCGTACAACCCCACGCCGTGCGCCGCCTCGGGATGGAGCAACCCGCGCCCCCTGTCGATGATGAACATCGACACGGCCTCCGGCGTGCAGCGCTATCCGCTGGCGCGGCAGAAGCTCAAGGCCTCCACCGGTGAGCTCTTCGGCGAGACGACCTCCGGCGCGCTGCTGCGCGGCGCGTACCCCTGGGTGGACCACGAGGGACGCAACGTCACGTACACCGGCGTCGTCTACACGGATGGCGCGCGCCGGGAGGCGGTGAGCCTGATTGGCGCGGACACGGGCTGGACGGCGTACCACATCGATGGCGCCATCAACACGGGCCGGCTCGACATCGCGCACCTCTTCTACTCGGGCCCGATGTGGAACTTCGAGCAGGAGCGCGCCCCGGAGCAGAACTTCCCGCCCGGCGCCAACAACGACAGTCGCTACCTGCCGGTGACGAAGTCCCACGACGTGCTCGCCCTCTTCGGCAGCAACACGTCGGACTACAACGAGGTGGACGTGGGCGAGCTGGTGGACCCCTTCCACGTGCTCAACCTGCCCATGAACGAGCTGGTGACGCGCGCGGGCGCCTACGACTTGACGCGCACGCCGGACCACTCGGGCTCCTTCTACACGGGCACCCTCACCGGCACCGCGTCCATCTCCGCCGGCAACTTCGTGACGCAGTCCACCTCCGGCTCGCTGTGGGAGCCGCACGGCAAGGGCAAGGCGCTCGTCGTCCCCGGCGGCGGCGCCCTCTCGGTGAATCTCACCGATGCCAGCGGCACCGTGCGCGGCGTGGGCGCGCTGGTGCGAGGCTTCACCGTGCAGCTCGCCGTCCGCCCCGACGCGAACATCCACGCGGGCTGCACCACCGGCAATCCCTATCGCTACCTCTTCCAGAAGTCGGGGGCCATCGACCTCATCTACGAGTCCGACAACACGGTGCAGCTCTCCTTCGTCATCAACGGCACCCGCGTGCGCCTGGGGCGCAGCCCTCCGCTCCCTGTCGGCGCGTGGACCCACCTGGGCTACTCGTGGGACGGCGTCACCGGCGTCTTCCGCGAGTACCTCAACGGCGTGCCCACGCGCCGCGTCCTCCCGGTGGCTCCGGGCAGCTTCCGCCTGGGCACGGGCGTGCTGAGCATCGGCGCGGGCAACGTGATGAGCACCGAGTCCTGCCCCGCCAACGGCGAGGGCTCCTTCAAGGGCGCCATCGACGAGGTCCGCTTCTTCAGTCACGCGCGCTCGGCCCGCTCCATCTGCATGACCTCGCCGGGCGCGGCCTGTCTGGACACCGCCATCCAGGAGACACCCACGGAGGGACAGTTCGGCATGAGCCAGCAGCTCCACCTGTGCAACAGCTACGCGGCCCTGGGCACCCGGGCTTGCTCGGCCGCCATGCACCGCGTCTGCGCGCAGCGAGGCGCCCATGACGCGCTGGCCAACAGCACCAACGTCCTGGAGACGATTCAGCAGCTCATCGGCAACCGTCCGCCCATCTCGCTCCTGGGCGTGCTCGCGGGCGCCACCGCGACCGACGTCAACGTGGCCTGTGGTCCCATCCAACACGAGAGCGTGGCCGTCACCTTCGAGGAGCTGTCGCGCCTGCACGGGCTCTGCACGGACGAGCGCGTCGCGCAGACGCTCGACTGCGGCGCCGCCGCGCATCGCTGGTGCAACAAGCTGGGCTGGACGACGGGACAGATTTTCGAGGTGACGTCTCGTCCCTGGGTGGGCTGCTTCAACTCCGGCCTCATCCAGGACGTGCCCAAGGACCAGCTCGGCCCCGTGTCCAACACCAGCGCCTTCATGGCCACCGACTCCAAGCTGGAGGTCAGCCGGTGGTGCCAGGCGAAGGGCTTTGGCGCCGGCACGGTGCAGGAGCTGGGCTTGGGCTACCTCGCGCAGGTGCACTGCTTCCAGCCCGCCGTGACGGTGCCCTGGAAGATCAACCCCTGAGCCCCTGACGTCCTTCAGGTTCCCTGGAGCCTGAAGGGCGCCACACTCGCTCCGGCGGAGTGCTCGCGGTTGAGCACCTCGAGCACTTCGCCAGGGAGCGGGAACCACCGCAGTCGCTCGGCCTCCGCGCGGAGCGGCGCGTCATCCGTCTTCAGGCTCGCGTAGTCCTGGAGCGCCTCCTCGACGGCGTCGTGTGCGCGAGCGACATAGCGGGTCAGCTCCGTCTCTGGCACGGAGCGTCCGGGAGCGGGCGCCTCGGCATGGCCGTGCGCATAGGACAGCGCCTCCAGGCGTCGCAGCGTGCGCTGGTGGCCCCGGTAGCGCCACTGTCCGGTGGCCGGGTCCAACACGTAGCGCGGCAGCAGCTTCCACCCCTCGGTGGCGACGAAGTCCACCGCGTCCAACAGGAAGCCGAACGTCGTCTCGGACAGGAAGTAGTTGAAGCCCAGACGCACCCAGCCGGGCTTCACTCCGTCCGTGCCGCTCAGGATGACGTCCTGGAAGCGGTGGCTCGTGACGGGGTCGATGCTCAGCAGGCGATGGCCGTACGGGCCCGCGCAGGAGCAACCTCCCCGCGCCTGGATGCCGAACAAGTCGTTGAGCAGGGCGACCACGAAGTGGTGGTGGAGGTACGCGTCACCGTGGCGGACGAGGAAGCTCACGATGGGGAGCCGGGGCAGCGCGGGGTTGCCCAGGATTCGCAACGCGGGGTTCGCGCCCCAGCGTTCGAGGGCTCGGCGGACGAAGTCCTTCTCCAGCGCGTCGATGTGCTCCACGCTCACGGACTCGCGCAGGCGGAACACCAGCCCGGCGCGAATCGAGTCCACGATGGCGGGCGTGCCGCCCTCTTCCCGATGCACCGGGTCTCGCTGGTAGACGTGCTCGCTGCCGCTCACATAGGACACCGTGCCTCCACCCGGCACGGTGGGGATGCGGTTGCCGAGCAGCTTGCGTTTGACGACGAGCACCCCCGTCGTGCCCGGCCCGCCGATGAACTTGTGCGGTGACAGGAACGCCGCGTCCTTCTCCACGCGAGGCCGCGCGGGGCCGTCCTCGCGGCCATTCATCTCCACGCGGACGTAGGGGCCCGCCGCGGCGAAGTCCCAGAACGCGAGCGCGCCGTGGCGACGCAGGAGCGCGCCCAGGCCTTCCAAGTCGCTCAGGATGCCGGTGACGTTGCTCGCGGCGGAGAAGCTGCCGATGCGCAGCGGGCGCTCCTGGTGCCGCACCAACTCCCGCTCCAGGTGGGCCTGGTCGATGCGACCGTCCGCGTCCTCGTCGATGGTGACCACGTCCGCGATGGACTCGCGCCAGGGCAAGTCGTTGCTGTGGTGCTCGTACGGCCCCACGAACACCACGGGTCGCTCGGCGGCGGGGATGCGCGAGCGCAAGTCGTAGCGCGCGTCCAGGTCCGCGGGGATGCGCAGGTTGAGGATGTCGATGAGCTTGCAGACGGCCGCCGTGGCGCCCGCGCCACAGAAGAGCACGACGTCCTCGGGCCCTCCGCCCACGGCCGCATGGATGATGTCGCGCGCGTCCTCGCGAAAGCGCGTCGTCTGGGCGCCGGTACCGGACGTCTCCGAGTGGGTGTTGGCGTAGAACGGGAGCACGTGGTCCCGGATGAAGTCCTCGATGAAGCCCAGGGAGCGCCCCGACGCGGCGTGGTCCGCGTACGTGAGCCGGCGGGCGCCAAAGGGCCCGTCGAGCACCCGCCCCTCCCCCAGGATGGCGCTTCGAATCGACTCGACCAGCCGTGTACGCGCGTCTTGCATCGCTCGCACCTCTCGTGGTGGAGCCCAGCGTCCCGCCGAAGCGCCTCGACTGTCCAGCCCCCACGCGCCGACGGGCCGCGTCAGCCACGCAAGCGCCGCCCCGTCACTGCGCCGCCCCATGTTAGCGTGAGCACACTCCATGAACTTTCGCTTCCAGTGCTGGGTGCAGCGCCACGCCAGCGGCCGGGTGACGCTCACCCCGCTGTCACTTCCCCACCTCGCGGTGCACGCGGACTCCCTGGAGAAGGCCACCGAGGAGCTCACGCTGGCGCTCGACGACCAGCTCACCCGCATCCATCCCCGCCGAGTCCCCGAGTTCATCTCGGCCACGGGTGGCGCCCCGCACTCGCTGGAGCTGAAGGCAATCCCCGTCTGGGGCGGGGAGCAGAACGCCGTCGCCCCGCTGTCGCTCTTCGCCGTCTCCGCGCCCACGCACCAGTCCTACCTGGGCCTGAACACGCCGCGCCTGGAGACGCAGCTGTGGTTCCAGGGGAAGTCACTCCCCGACGATGCCCCGGAGCGCCTGCGCGAGCGGCTGGAGGGGCTCAGTGACGCGCGCCTGTTGGCCCTGCGCGCCGATGGAGGCGAGGCGTTGATCGACGTGGAGGTGGAGGCCACCCCCACGCGCCTGTCGGCCCTGACGCCGCGCCAGCTCCACCTGGACATCCGCCCACCGCCGCGCCCACCGGACGCACCGGACCCGTCCGACGAGCCTCGCGTCACCGGGCCGCTCGACGAAGAGGACGAAGAGGAGGTCTTCGACGACGACACGTGGGAGCCCCGGAAGCGCAAGCGGCGCCATGAGCCGGGGGACAAGGCCGCCAGGCCGCCCCCCACGCCCGTGCTGGACCGCATCGCGGTGCCCTGGCACAAGCTCGCGGAGGACGGGCAGTTGGACCCCGCCTACGAGCAGGACGGGCTGGTCTCCCTGCTCCGCGCCCGACTGGCCGCGAAGGACGCGGAGGCCGTGGTGCTGGTGGGCCCCTCGGGCGTGGGCAAGTCCGCCCTGCTGCACGCGCTCGCCGAGGCGCTGCGCGCCCCCACCGCCTCGGACGACGAGCGCGCGCGGCCCTTCTTCTTCGTGGACGGCAGCCGTCTCATCGCGGGCGAGGGGATGTGGGGCGGCTGGCAGCAGCAGGTGCTCCAGTCCTACCGCGAGGCCTCCGAGGCCCGCGCCATCCTCGCCCTGGGCCACGCCGTCGACCTGCTCGACGCGGGCAAGAGCGCGCACAGCGACCAGAACGTGGCGCAGCTGCTCCTACCGCTGCTCTCCACCCGCGAGGTGTCCGTGGTGGCCGAGGCCACGGCGGAGACGTGGGCCCAGGTGGAGCGCCGCAACGCCAGCTTCGCGCGCCTGTTCTCCGTGGTGCGCGTGGACGAGCCCGCGCTGGAGTCCCTCTCCCGCATCCTCACGCGCGTGGCCCAGGACATTGTGGGCGCCACGTCGCTGGAGGTGAAGCCGGAGGCCCTGGAGGAGGTCCGCTTCCTGTGCCGGCGCTTCCTGCCCTACGGCGCGCAGGTGGGCAACGCGGTGGCCTTCCTCCGGCGGCTGCTCGCCACCTGCACCCACGCGGCCCAGGCCCACGTCACGCGCCTGGACGCCGTCCGCCAGTTCGCCTCCGAGTCCGGAATCCCCGAGTCGCTCCTGCGCGACGACATGCCCCTGGAGGCCGAGCAGGTCCGCGCGTTCCTCGCCACGCGCGTGCTGGGACAGCCGACGGCGGTGGAGCGGGTCGCCAACGTCGTGTCCGTGCTGAAGGCGGGGCTTGCGGACACGCGAAGGCCGCTGGGCGTGCTCCTGTTCGTGGGGCCCACGGGCGTGGGCAAGACGGAGCTGTCCAAGGCCCTGGCGGAGCTGCTGTTCGGCTCTCGTGAGCGCATGGTGCGCCTGGACATGGGCGAGTACGCCGGCCCGGACGCGCTCCTGCGCTTGCTGGGTGACGGCCAGACGCCGGGCCACCTCTCCGCGGCCGTGCGCCGTCAGCCCTTCTGCGTGGTGCTGCTGGACGAGGTGGAGAAGGCCCACCCCGCCGTGCACGACGCGCTGCTGGGCGTGCTGGGCGAAGGCCGGCTCACCGATGCATCGGGCCGCTTCACCGACTTCCGCAACGCCGTGCTCGTGCTGACGAGCAACCTGGGCGCGGACACGTGGCGCGCGCGCGTGGGCTTCGACTCGCTGGGCGGCGTCCCCGACGTGGCCGCCCTGCGCACGCACTACCTGGCGGAGGTGCAGCGCTTCTTCCGGCCGGAGATGTTCAACCGCCTGGACGACACCATCGTCTTCTCGCCCCTGTCCGCGGAGCTGCTGCGTCGGCTGGTGGTGCGCGAGGTGGAAGCCGTGCGACGCCGCTCCGGCCTGTCCCGCCACGACGCGAGCCTGGAGGTCTCCGAGTCCGCGCTGGACTGGCTCGCCGCGCGCGGCTTCGACCCGCGCTACGGCGCGCGTCCCCTCAAGCGGGCCCTGGAGCGGGAGCTGGTGGTGCCCGTGGCGGCCTGGCTCGCGGAGCACCCGACGAGCGGCCCGGTGACGCTGCACGTGGAGGGTGGCGACGGTGGCCTGAGCTTGCGCGCGGAGGCGGTGGGCGGCGCGGCCGAGGGCGTGGGCCGTCAGGCCATCGAGCAGGTGCTGGAGGAGGCCGCCTCCCTGCGCGCGGAGGTGCAGCGCTGGGGCCGCTCTCCGCCCATGCGCGTGCTTCGCCAGGAGCTGGCCGTCTTCGACAAGATGTCCCGACAGACGTCCTACTGGGAGGAGCGCTCGCTGGCGGAGGAGTCGTCCCGCAAGTCCGGCGAGGCGCGTGAGCTGGACAAGGCCTTCCGCGAGTGCGCCCAGCAGACGGAGGCCATCGAGGACCTGCTCTTCGAGGCGCACCTGTCGCGCTCGGTGGGACAGGCGGAGTCGCTCGCGCGCGACGTCACCTCGCTGCGCACCACGTTCCGTCCCTTGAGGGAGCGGCTGTACGGGAGCCTCTACCAGTACTCGCGCAGCGTCTCCCTCATCCTGGTCCCCAGCCGCGGCGCCTGGGCCCGGCTGTGCTTCCTGGCGGCCTCCTACGAGCGCTGGTGCAACAGCAAGCAGCTCACGTTCCAGCGCGTGCTCATGTGGCCCTACCAGAAGCCGGAGGGAGAGAAGGCGCCTCGCAAGCCACCGCCTCCGACGTGGAGCTACGAGAAGCTCGAGGACCTGACGAAGCTGAAGACGACGCCCGTGGCCTACGCCATCGAGGTGACGGGCGAGACGCGCCCCCTGCTGCTCTCCGCCGAGCACGGCGTGCACCGCTTCGTGGAGGGGAGCCAGGCGGCGCTGGTCCGCGTGCTCTTCACGTCGAATCCGTACAGCAGGGACGTGCTACCCGACTGGGAGAAGCTCGAGAAGCTGCTGCCGAAGGAGGAGGTCCGGAGGATTCGCCCCGGCTCGACCGAGATGGCGGGCGGCTCCGTGGAGGACCTGCGCACCGGCGCGCGCGTGCGCTACGCGGGCGGCGTGTTGGACATGGAGTCCCTGCAGGAGCCGTGGATGAACTGGCGCGTGTTCGGCGAGACGGAGGAGGACTGACTCATGGATCTCAAACTGCCCCTCGTCTACGCCCCCATGGGTGGCCGCCTCGTCGAGGCCTGGGTCCCCGCCTTCTGGCCCGCCCTCCACCGCGTGGGTCCCAGCCTGTCCGCGCTGCGCGACGACCTGGCGCTCGCCATCATGGAGCGCTTCGAGAAGGAGCACCCATCGCGCGTGGCCAGCTACCAGCTGCCTCCGCACCTGTCGCTCAAGCACGTGAAGGTGGACACCGAGGCGAGGGACCGGGAGAAGGGCCTTCGCATCGCGCTCGAGGGACGCATGGCGGTGCTGCTGGAGAAGTGGCCTCGCGATGACTTCTGGGTGGTGACGCCCACGCGCATGCCGGAGGCCCGCTTCGCCATCGCCAAGCCCGAGGAGCTGGCCAATGCGTTGGAGCGCAGGCTGGGCGCGTGGTGCCTGGAGCACGGGCTGAAGAACCTCGACTCCCGCTGGGCCCAGGGCCGTGAGCGGCTGGAGCTGCTGGAGGTGGACGCCTACGCGCCCTCCATCCTCCCGCGCACCCCGCCCCGTCCGCCCAAGCCGCCCCGGCGCCGCCGCGCGTCCGCGTCGGAAGCGAAGCAGGCCGCGACGCCGCCCGAGACACCGGAGCAGCGCGAGAAGCGGCGCAACCGCAGGCGGCTGACGCTCACGGAGCTGCGCGAGGTGGCGCGCAACCTGAGCCACGCCGCGCGCGACGACGGGCTGGAGCACTGCTACGGCCGCGAGTCGCTGGTGCGCGAAGTCGTGGACGCACTGGAAGGGCGCGAGGGCGCGGCCATCGTCCTGGTGGGTCCGCCGGGCTCGGGCAAGACGGCGCTGGTGCACGAGGTGGTGCGCAGGCTCACCGCCCGTCAGGACGCCGCGGGACAGCGCCGGGACGTGTGGCGCGTGGACGGCAACCAGTTCATCGCGGGCATGAGCTACGTGGGCCAGTGGGAGGCGCGGGCCCGGGGCGTGGTGAAGGAGCTGGTGGAGGTGGGGGATTTGCTCTACGTGGACGACCTGGCGTCGCTCGTCTACGCGGGCCGCACCTCGAACGAGCGCACCAACGTGGCGCAGTTCCTGGAGCCGCACATGGCGCGCGGCGAGCTGACGGTGCTGGCCGAGTCCACGCTGGAGCGCTTCGAGCGCGTGCGCGAGGAGGCCCCCACGCTCGCCTCGCTCTTCCGCGTGGTGCACGTGCCCGCGCTGGAGCCCCGCACGACGCTGCCCGCCCTGCTGGGCACGCTGCGCGAGCTGGAGGGCTCGGGGGACGGTGGGCCCGCGGTGCGGCTGTCACCGCTGGCGCTGGAGACGCTGCTGGATTTGCAGCACCGCTTCGTCGCGCACGAGTCCTTCCCGGGCAAGGCGGTGCGCCTGCTTCGCCGGGTGCTCGCGCGCCCGGGCACGGTGGAGGAGAACGTGCGGCGCTTCACGGAGGTCGACGTCACCGCCGCGATGCGCGAGCAGACGGGCCTGCCGGACTTCGTGCTGGGCAGCGCCCCGCCCCGCTCTCGCGAGGCCTTGGAGCGGGCCCTGGCCACGCAGGTGGCGGGGCAGCCGGAGGCCGTCGGCGCCGTGGTGGACGCCATCCTCACGCTGCAGCGCTCACTCCAGCCGCCGGACAAGCCGCTGGCCACGTACCTCTTCGTGGGCCCCACCGGCGTGGGCAAGACGGAGACGGCCAAGGCGCTGGCGCGCACCCTCTTCGGCAGCGAGGAGCGGCTGGTGCGCTTCGACATGTCGGAGTTCATCTCCGCGTCCAGCATCACCCGCCTGCTCGGACGGCCCGGAGCGCCGGACGGCGAGCTGACGACGGCGCTGCGCACGCAGCCCTTCTGCGTCGTGCTCTTCGACGAGGTGGAGAAGGCGCACCCGCGCGTGTTCGATGCCCTGCTCCAGTTCCTCGGCGAGGGGCGTCTGACGGACGGCGCCGGACGCACCGTGGACGCGCGACAGGCGGTGGTGGTGCTCACGTCCAACCTGGGTGTGCGCGAGGCCGCCGCCCGCACGGGCTTCCACCGGGCCCCCGAGGGCGCGGAGGCACACTACCTCTCCGCGGTGCGCGCGTTCTTCCGTCCGGAGTTCTTCAACCGGTTGGACCGCGTGGTGCCCTTCCGCTCGCTGACGCCCGCCGCGCTGCGGCTCGTCGTGGAGCACGCGCTGGAGTCGCTGCTGTCGCGTCGGGGCATCCGCCGGGGCAACGTGCTGGTGGAGGTGGAGTCCCCGCTGCTCGACCTGCTCGTCGAGCAGGCCTATGACCCACGCTATGGCGCCCGCCCCCTGAAGCGCGCGTTGGAGCGGCGCCTCACCGTGCCCCTGGCGCATCACCTGGTGCGGCGCGGGGGCGATGACCTGGCCCGCGTGGAGCTGTATCGCCAGGGCGACGACATGGGCCTGTCGGTGGAGCTGCTCGCGCTCGAGCCCGCCTGGGCGCCCGAGCCGGCCGCGAGCACGTGGACGCTGCCCGCGGTCTCCCGGGCGCTCGAGGAGGTCACCGCGCGGATGGACGCGCTGCTGGCGGCCGAGGCGAAGCTCGCGGAGCAGGGGCAGGTCCCCGGTGGCCCCGAGGCGCTGGAGCTGTTCGAGCGCCTGGAGCGACTGTCGGCCGAGGCGCTGGACATCCGCGAGAACGAGCTGGCGGACCGCGACTTCCTCGAGACGGAGCAGCGCACGGGCAAGGAGGAGCGCCACTCGTACGACGCGAGCTGGCACAACAAGGGCCGGGGTGGATTGCGCCCTCGTCCAGCGTACGCCGCGCAGCCCCTGCCGGTGTCCCCCGAGGAGCGGCTGCGCCGCTGCCGCCCCCGGGTGATGAAGCTCCGGGACGAAGTGGAGTGGCTCGCGCACCAGCTCGCCCGACGCGAGCGGGGCTTGGAGACGCACAGCCTCCTCGTGGAGGGCCTGGCCGATGCGTCCACCTTCGCGGTGAGCGCCGTGACGGGCTCGCTGCCCCAGGGGCTCGGCCGCTGCGTCATCCTCGAGGAGCGCGTGGAGCCGGATGGCAAGACGTCCTGGGAGCCGAGCGGGACGGCGCTGTCCGTCGGCGTCCGCGTCCGACGCGCGGTGGTGACGCTGACGGCGTTCGGCCTGTCGGACGTCCTCCCCCAGCTGGAGGGCTACGCGCTCGTCCTCCTCCCTCGCGATGACGGCCCCAGGCCCGCGCTGCTGCGCGTGGAGCGACTGGACGGCACACCGGAGCAGCTCGCGGACGTGGCCCAGCGGGTGGCCGCGCGCGACGCGCTGAAGCTCTCGGAGCAGCAGGCCCGCCGCGCGGGCACCGCCCCCGCGCCCCCTCCGGGCCGCGTGGTCCTCGAAGGAATGCAGCCCCCCATCCACCACCTCGCGAGCGGACGTCCACCCGCGGACGCCCTCACCTGGGCGGCGCGAGTGCTGCGCGAGCAGTCCCGAGGAGGGCACTGACATGGATAAGAACTTTCACCTGTTCGTGCGCAACTACCCGGGCGTGGGTGTGGCCGCGCACGTGCTGACGCATCCGCACCTCGCCTCGTTCGCGCCGGACCTGGCGACCGCGCGCCTGGACGTGGCGGAGGTGCTGGGGCGGCTGCTCAAGCGCGGCCAGCTCCACGATGAGGTCACGCACTGGCCGGACCTGCGCACCAAGAAGATGAACCTCACCGTGCGCGTCGTGCAGCACGGACGGCTGTTGCCCGTGCCCCTCAAGCTCACCGTGGTGACGCGCGGCGGGCGCGCAGGTGCCAAGGCGGAGCGCGCGACGCGCAAGGCGGGCTCGGGCAAGAGCCCCGTGCACGTCTGGGTGCCGCGCGTGGACGTGCAGGGCTCGCTGCAGGACCTCTCGGACTTGGAGGCGTACGTGGAGGAGCTCGTCCGGCACGAGCTCTACCTCGCGCCCCTGGAGCGGCTGCACTCGCTGGCCTACCTGGGCGATGAGACCGTCGAAACCCTCTCCGTGTCGATGAAGCACCGCGAGGCGCCCCGCGCGCGGATGGCCGATGAGCCCCGGCGCGCCGAGCGCAAGCCGCCTCCGCCCCCCGCGCTCGCGGAGGCCAGCCGTTGCCTCAACGAGGAGGTCCGCGCGGGCCTGCTGGAGCGCGCGTGGGAGCGGAACAAGGAGGTGGGGCTGCTCACCGAGGCCGTCACCGCGCGCGCTCGCGCCAGCGTGCTGCTGGTGGGGGCGCCCTCCGTGGGCAAGACGGCGCTGGTGCACGAGCTGGTGCACCGCGCCGAGTCCGCGCCCGCGGGCAACCCGCTCCACGGGCTGGAGGTCTACAGCTCGTCGGGTGGCCGCATCATGGCCGGCATGGCCTACCTGGGGCAGTGGCAGAAGCGCGTGCAGCAGATGGTCCTCGAGCTGCGCGTGCGCCGCGCGGTGCTGCACCTGGACAGCCTCTCGGAGCTGCTGTCACTGGGTGGCGGCGACACGGGCCTCGACGTCGCGCGACACCTGCTGCCCGCGCTGGAGGGCGGCGAGGTGGTGCTGGTGCTGGAGGCCACGCCCGAGGACGTCGCGCGCGCCGAGCGCACGCATGGCGCCTTCCTCCAGGCCCTGCGACACCTCGCGGTGGAGCCGCTGCCCGCGTCCGCCGCGAGGGCCGCCGTCCAGCAGGCCTCACAGCGCGTGGCCAAGACGCGCAAGGTGCGCTTCACGCCCGAATCCCTGGAGCGCGCGGCCGAGCTGACCGAACGATTTGGAGAAGGGCCGCCTCCTGGAGGCGCGGTGTCGCTGCTGCGCGCCGCGACATCCCAGCTCGACTCGGGCGCGGAGGTGGGCCCGAGCGCGGTGACGGCCGCCTTCTGCACGCGCACCGGCTATCCGCGCGAGCTGGTGGACGCGTCCATCCGGTTGGACCCGGACGCGCTCCTGCGCCGCTTCCGTGAGCGCATCGTCGGACAGGACGAGGCCACGCTGCTGCTGCGCAACCTCGTCGTCACGTTGAAGACGGGCCTCGCCGACCCCTCGCGTCCCCTGGGCGCGTTCCTGCTCCTGGGCCCCACGGGCGTGGGCAAGACGGAGTCCGCGCTGGCCCTGGCGGAGTACCTGTTCGGCGATGTGACGCGGCTGGCGCGCTTCGACATGGCCGAGTACGCGGCACCGGGCAGCGCGGGACGCCTCGTCGGCGAGGTGGGTGGACAGCAGGGAGGGCTCGCGCGGCGCGTGCGCGAGCAGCCCTTCGGCGTGGTGCTGCTGGACGAGGTGGAGAAGGCGGACGCGGGCGTGCACGACCTGCTGCTCCAGGTGCTCGGCGAGGGACGGCTCACGGACGGCACGGGCCGCACCGTCAGCTTCCGCAACACGGTGGTGCTGCTCACCAGCAACCTGGGCGCGGAGTCGGCGGCGCGCTCGCTGGGCTTCGGCGGCGATGGGCCTCGCGACATGGAGGCCCACTACCTGGGCGCGGCCACGGCCTTCTTCCGGCCGGAGCTGCTCAACCGGCTGGACCAGGTGGTCCCCTACCGCGCCCTGTCCGCGGACGTCATCCGCACGCTCACCCGGCGCACGCTGGACGCGGCCCTCGGACGCGAGGGCCTCTCGCGGCGGGGGGTGAGGGTGTCCTTCGGGGAGGACGTGGTGGACTTCCTCGCCCGGACGGGCTTCGACGCGCGCTATGGCGCCCGTCCCCTGAAGCGCGCGGTGGAGCAGCACGCGGTCGTCCCGCTCGCCCAGTGGCTCGCCGCCCATGCGGGCACGCCCCACCGACACGTGGAGCTGCGGCTGGGCACCGAGGAGCGCCTGGAGGTGGTGCCCCGCTCCTGACATCCCCTCGTGACAGGGCTCTGCTATCGTC
Encoded proteins:
- a CDS encoding AAA family ATPase, translating into MDKNFHLFVRNYPGVGVAAHVLTHPHLASFAPDLATARLDVAEVLGRLLKRGQLHDEVTHWPDLRTKKMNLTVRVVQHGRLLPVPLKLTVVTRGGRAGAKAERATRKAGSGKSPVHVWVPRVDVQGSLQDLSDLEAYVEELVRHELYLAPLERLHSLAYLGDETVETLSVSMKHREAPRARMADEPRRAERKPPPPPALAEASRCLNEEVRAGLLERAWERNKEVGLLTEAVTARARASVLLVGAPSVGKTALVHELVHRAESAPAGNPLHGLEVYSSSGGRIMAGMAYLGQWQKRVQQMVLELRVRRAVLHLDSLSELLSLGGGDTGLDVARHLLPALEGGEVVLVLEATPEDVARAERTHGAFLQALRHLAVEPLPASAARAAVQQASQRVAKTRKVRFTPESLERAAELTERFGEGPPPGGAVSLLRAATSQLDSGAEVGPSAVTAAFCTRTGYPRELVDASIRLDPDALLRRFRERIVGQDEATLLLRNLVVTLKTGLADPSRPLGAFLLLGPTGVGKTESALALAEYLFGDVTRLARFDMAEYAAPGSAGRLVGEVGGQQGGLARRVREQPFGVVLLDEVEKADAGVHDLLLQVLGEGRLTDGTGRTVSFRNTVVLLTSNLGAESAARSLGFGGDGPRDMEAHYLGAATAFFRPELLNRLDQVVPYRALSADVIRTLTRRTLDAALGREGLSRRGVRVSFGEDVVDFLARTGFDARYGARPLKRAVEQHAVVPLAQWLAAHAGTPHRHVELRLGTEERLEVVPRS
- a CDS encoding AAA family ATPase, whose translation is MDLKLPLVYAPMGGRLVEAWVPAFWPALHRVGPSLSALRDDLALAIMERFEKEHPSRVASYQLPPHLSLKHVKVDTEARDREKGLRIALEGRMAVLLEKWPRDDFWVVTPTRMPEARFAIAKPEELANALERRLGAWCLEHGLKNLDSRWAQGRERLELLEVDAYAPSILPRTPPRPPKPPRRRRASASEAKQAATPPETPEQREKRRNRRRLTLTELREVARNLSHAARDDGLEHCYGRESLVREVVDALEGREGAAIVLVGPPGSGKTALVHEVVRRLTARQDAAGQRRDVWRVDGNQFIAGMSYVGQWEARARGVVKELVEVGDLLYVDDLASLVYAGRTSNERTNVAQFLEPHMARGELTVLAESTLERFERVREEAPTLASLFRVVHVPALEPRTTLPALLGTLRELEGSGDGGPAVRLSPLALETLLDLQHRFVAHESFPGKAVRLLRRVLARPGTVEENVRRFTEVDVTAAMREQTGLPDFVLGSAPPRSREALERALATQVAGQPEAVGAVVDAILTLQRSLQPPDKPLATYLFVGPTGVGKTETAKALARTLFGSEERLVRFDMSEFISASSITRLLGRPGAPDGELTTALRTQPFCVVLFDEVEKAHPRVFDALLQFLGEGRLTDGAGRTVDARQAVVVLTSNLGVREAAARTGFHRAPEGAEAHYLSAVRAFFRPEFFNRLDRVVPFRSLTPAALRLVVEHALESLLSRRGIRRGNVLVEVESPLLDLLVEQAYDPRYGARPLKRALERRLTVPLAHHLVRRGGDDLARVELYRQGDDMGLSVELLALEPAWAPEPAASTWTLPAVSRALEEVTARMDALLAAEAKLAEQGQVPGGPEALELFERLERLSAEALDIRENELADRDFLETEQRTGKEERHSYDASWHNKGRGGLRPRPAYAAQPLPVSPEERLRRCRPRVMKLRDEVEWLAHQLARRERGLETHSLLVEGLADASTFAVSAVTGSLPQGLGRCVILEERVEPDGKTSWEPSGTALSVGVRVRRAVVTLTAFGLSDVLPQLEGYALVLLPRDDGPRPALLRVERLDGTPEQLADVAQRVAARDALKLSEQQARRAGTAPAPPPGRVVLEGMQPPIHHLASGRPPADALTWAARVLREQSRGGH